TCTTTGCCTCTCGAATTCCGCCGATCCAAATCTTTATTCCAATGCAAATCTTTCTCGTAGGATAAATCAAAATTGGAGAATAGCATCTGGCATGGAGATTCGGCCAAAGATAGCTTTATCCGTGCAAAGACGCAACAGCAGCAGTAGCAGCACCAGTAGCGGCAGTAGCaccaacagcagcagcagcagcgacGGCGGTAGCAACGTAAGCAGCGTTGCCGGTAGCAACGGTACCGGCGGTAGTAGCAGCAACGACAACGAGGACGGAAATAGGAACGGCAATGAGAAGGAAAATGGAAACGGAAACGGTAATAGAAACGGTTCGTCCGCGTCATCGATCACGCGAAGCGCCAGGTCATCCGAGGACGACATCACCTTGAACGAGATGATGGGCAAATTCGACGAAAGTTACGTTTACGAGAAAGAGACGGACATCTTGTCCGACAGCGATCCGACCGATTGCGAGGACTACATCGAATCTCTGTCCGATCTGGACGCCGTTAGAGACGGTGCCGATGAAAACGATCCTCTCGGCAACGATGACTTCGACTATATCGACAACGGTTCGTTCCTCGATCTCGACAATCTCGATTGCACCGGACGTTTCACTAACACCGGACACTGTACTTATTTCGCGTTCGCCGGCGAACTCGCACGGCGGAGCAGCAGACTGCGAGAGTCGTTGATGAAGCGGAGGAACAGGGACGACGCGGCGACGGCGGCCGCGGCGGCCATGCTTCAGAGGTACGTGCATGCGCAAATTCTATTTCCTGTCGGCGATGAAACGCGTCGCGCCTCTGTTCGCAGAACGATCAGCGCGAAGAATACCGCGAAGAAGCAAACAGCGCGACACAAGAAGCAACCGACAGACGAGAAGCAGCAGTCGAGCGAAAAACGGAAAAAGAGATGCTCGCAGCGCAGGAAACCGAATTTCGACAAACGCGATCCGAATACCGGCGTAATGGGAGGAATCATTGGTCGCAATAACGACCGtaacggcgacgacgacgacaacaacGACGATGACGAAGAAACAGCGGCAAACTTGAACCGCGTGCTGGTCGAGAGAATGCTGCTTAAAAACTCGGGCTTCAATCAGGGTAGTAGAAGCGTCGGTGGTACACCGATTTGTTTGCGTCGCAAGAAACAAAATTGCGACGTGAACAAAAATTTGTCACCGCTCCGATCGACCGACGAACGATCGTCTGCCGGCCGGCTCGTCACCGGTGATCTCGATGTCGTCAAGAGACGTTCCAATTCGGTACGCGCGCGCGCTCTAATTTCTACCTATCTACGTATATCGGCCTATGCTACGTATACCGATTATACCGATATATCggtcctctttttttttctttcgatctgcAGGTGAGCTACGTGAACGGAAACCTCGTCAGGCGGCGGCTAACTACCACCGACAACAACACCTATATGACGACGTTCGCCTCCGAGATCGCTCTGATCGAGGCCGATAAGGAAGCGGACAAAAAGTATCGAGAATTGATCCTCGAGGCAGAGAACATTTTGGTGAACATGCAAAAGAATCAAACCAGCCTACCCATCGTACCATCGCCCTCCCGAAAGTTTCACAACGGACTCACGAACAAACGGGTCGAACTCATCAAAAATACAGAACTGAATATCGAACTTGCCCTCTCCAAGAGTAGGAACTCGCAGCCGGAATTGCAGAGTGGCAGCATCAAGGATCTCGAGCATACCAGTCCCAAGAGGCAGCAGTTCGTTCAACCGTGTTCCCCGATGCGACGATTCGTCGAGCGAAACGTTTCCCCGCCGATGCCCGGTACGACAACAGCCACGTTCCAATCGAGCTCGATCAAATGCTCCATCGACTCCCCTCTCGTTTCGAGAAGAAAGGCGACGGCGACGGTGAGCCAACGGCAGTCACCTGATAAAAGTATGCTTCGTTGCTCTCGGCCGAGGGTTTACGAGAATCAGGATCTCGATGATTACGATGGACGGCGAGTGAACGCGAGAATGGCGACGGCGTCCACGACCAATTCACCATCGGCAGTGACAATGTTCAATTGCAACGGTATCATCGGTTCGGATCAGTGCGCCACGCGCTCTCAAACTTCCCCTTACCTCGTCAACAGGCCTCGTTGCACCTTTTTATCGCACACAGATTCTTTCCCCGGAATAAGTCGAAGAGAACTTCGCACCTCGAGATCGTCGCTCAACGCCGTAACCAAGGAGGAGGGAGTAACGTCGAGTTCCTCGGACTCGGAGGAAAGATGCGACATCAGGAGGCGAGCACCTCTAATGACTTTCAGGTTAGCGTGTCGAAAGCTACATCCTTGACACCCACATTTCCCCGTATCCGCCGATTTTGTTAGAGGCACCAGTCTTAGAGAATGCTCTTTTTTATCTTTGCAGGTCAGTCGATATGGGACCCATAAAAGAAGGATCCTCCTATTGTCCGCAAAGCGAGCCGGTCAAAAGGAAAGTGTACGCAGGCAGTGCTACCTATGGCAGGATACAAAAAACTCTAGGGGAGCATATCACGTTGAGAAATTCGGACGGGGATACCGCCACCGACGATACCGGTAAGCAGCTCATACGATAAGTCGTGACAAGTATAGACAACTGTCTACGCTACCGCTGTCGTTCACAGATGATTCGAGGAGATCTCTGAAAGAAAAAGTGGCTAGGCTTCGGCAAGAACGGTTGGCCGCAAACGCGTCCGTAAACGCTCAGGATTCGCAGATCTTCCAGCATCAATTGTCCCGACTGCGAAGGCAAATGCTGATGCAAACGATCGAGGGCCTGAAGAGAAGTCTCGAGGATCAGTCCGCCACTTTGAAGCAGACGTGTTTGGAACCGGTAATGACCGATCGATTGCCCTGAACCGATCGCGAAATCGAAAAGAATCGACATCTCCTCGTAGAATTGGCTCGCGATCGGCGAATCCGGCCGGTCATGTCGCTGTGGAACAAtcacgacgacgacaacgacggcGGCGACGACGATTCGCGCATCGAAGATCATCGAGCGACGATCCGCGACGAACAACTTAAGCGCGACACGCGGTTACGCTCTTCTTCGTGTAACGTTCTGCCGAATTATAACATGTGATGCTCACGAAACGCGTCGAATCACCGTGAAACGACGATGATCGACACGATCTAGCCGAATTTCTATCTATCTATTCGTTTAGAAGGGAATCGATCTATTTTTCTGTCTGTTTACACGGTAAGGGAGTCAAAATTaagaatatgaaatattttctggGCATTGTTCTCGCGTTTTTTGCTCGACGTGTTAAAAATGATTACGCCGCCGCGACTGTACGTGATCCCTTCGAGTCGTTTCAGGAAGAATCGCATCCACTGGAACGAAACCGGGaaatatctttttcaatttgcCGTTCTTACGATGAATTTCCTCTTATCGCGATTTGCTTTTTTATCCGCGCTTTCCTTTTCTTCGTCtcttacttttttattttttttttttttttcgatttgTCTTTTAACTTAACGATCGCAAACGATTCGCGTACTTTCACGGGCCTATTCGTAGATTAATTCTCGCGTCGACAGCATGCGCCGGTATCCCAATTTTctcgtacatatacatatattaactcGTAATGTTCCTATTTCTACTTCATACTTGCTACTTCCGAAGATAAACTGTCAAAGTAACAACGGACTAGGAGCAAAGTTGTCGTCGATTCCGTCGCTCGGTCGGAACAAACATTTCCCGTTAGTATACCAAAGATAATAATCTAGCACGGTAGTATAGAATCGTTTAGTTGATAATAGCATCATATGCTATATAGACGTTCATAATATTAGAAAGCTACTACTAGAATGTTTTCTTCTGAGTTTCGTAGAAAAATGATATTGATTCGCGTGGAGAAATCGTCGAGAGATCTTCCAAGATCGTCAGAATCGAATTCTTACCGTCGACGATCAGTTCGATTCTTCCTTCGTTCGATTCGTTACGTAAAATGTAATTCTCCTTCGCTGGTTCGACGTCGATGATATTCAACTCTGACGGTCTAATAGACGAAAAATACTTTCAGTCACGGTGATATTTTTGTGAGAATAGACTGATAGCGTTATCGACATATTATATCTTTAGACTTAAGCGTTCGATGACAATTGTTTCTTTGTGATTTACATATACGTTTCGAGTTCTCTCTCGGTAAGAGACGACAGTTCATAATACGCGCACAATATTTATGTTTGTGTTAGATGTGCTAGAGACCATAGTAAAAGATGTTAGAGAACAATAGTGGTAGCGAATACTAGTACGCTAGCTAGTTAGCCAGTTATCGACTATACAATGTCGtaatatcgttttttttttttttcttgatcCTCTCTTGTGATTTATTTGCCCGTTTCGTTGGGAACTGTGATTGCAACTTTCTTAGCCAGTTTTAAAGTTAACGCCGTAACACGTGAAATACCTATTAATTTCACAGTGAATCACGGTTGGCTCAGGTCAATTCATTCGCAACTTTTATACCCGATACGTGTGTATCTATACActcgtatacatatacacacatatatgtatatatgtttactttctcGTTCGAGAAGATTTAATTTctactttatttttactttatacaaGTAAACGAATATTGTTATCATCATTGCCATCATCAACATCGTCATCATCGTTATTATCATCATTGTCATTATTATCGTGACTATAATTTTCTTACGCGGAGAAGCTCGTTCCGGTCTGAATTAGCGTGAACGTGGTATGTCGAGTTTATGCCGATACGTCACTACAAAAATTTCCTAACTGAATATTGTTGTTTAGTATGACGACTTTATATTACTATTATCACCATCATCGTCATTCGTCATTATCGTTGCTATTACTAGTACTATTATTATCGTTTAGCAGTatcatcatcgtcatcgtcTTTATGGTTTTCATTACCTTAACTAATTAAGTAGACCGAAACATTCCGAAGGTAAGTACGCGCTAAAGAACGAGTTCTAATCGCATAGCTGACTAGTCTTGTTCAAACTCTTCTATGGCTTGTTGATTGGttaacgaataaaattttcaACCTCCCCCCTGCTAACGCGCAATGCTAGTCACCCGGTTATTCAGGTGCAGGGTATAATCGGCAATTTTCAATCAACTTGGAAGAGTTATAAAATTATTGTTGCAAATTTCCTCTGTACTAAACCATTTACGAGATTAAATGGTCTTTTTTTATATGATtatgaataaattatattacgtcGTTGGAAATGTGCATTCGTTTACCTTGGTTTTCTTTCCTACACGATTTAACGATGTCGCTAACTACGGTAGACCGTCTTACTTTTTCTTTGCCTAGCTTAGTAGTAGCAATAGTAAATATCTATCCTGTTCATGTtacaaatatgtatttattacatTATAGTAGATTTGTGTATACATGAATGTGCAAGAACGTGTAAATCATATTCTACGTTTTCAATGACAACAAACAAATAGCTTTTTATTATCTAgattagaaaattacaaatttcaaaTCGATATAGGCATCTTTGAATGTCtctagataaatatttaaatatatgtatgcaCAATACGCGCGCAGATTACACATGTATGTACATTGAAACAAATTGTTTAACAGAATACGATTAAAGTAGAGTATCGGCTTAGTAGTGAAAAGATGAGCAGACAAGAAAAAGACtacttttgtaaaatttatattgaATTCAAAGTATTTCTATTTTTCGTAGAGTATCCCATTATGTGTGAATTGATTGCAGTAACAAGCACTTAAAACTTGTTATTTCATTCTTTCAAATCTATGTTCTATTTCATAAATTCCAACAGGTTCTTTGATCTTGTCGCAATAATCAGCCCACTCTCCTTCGCTTAAATCTACATCTGTAAATACTTTTCCATCGTTTACGGCTTTAGCAATCCATCCCTCTCTTGCTGAGAAATCACTAGGTTCGAGGCCTCGACAATCGAATATCGCTATCGTTTGGAATTTCTCCTGATCGTTCGCGAGAAACGATTTGACGGAGTCCTCCAAGATGCTCATGGAATTTTCGCGAGAACAAAGTTTGCATTTGCTCGCAAAGTGATTCACTGAGTTTCCTCTTTGGCTTGGAATGGACTCGCTCAAAGATACATAATTCCATTTTTCTGATACTTCGCCACAATTACAGCAAGTAAATTTGAGGTACCATCTAAATTCTGTTCCCGATGGTTTCAGTTCCTCTATATTTTCTAACGTAGCTTTTATCTGAAATGCTATCTTTACCATTCTGATAAGATCTAACTCTCTCCGTTTTACGACAGTTCTTGATGTttcctatattattatatgtatatgtatatttgttaaaataatataacCTTATTGAGGTTATGTTACAAACGAATGATTCGTAAATGTACAAACGATATTTCTCTCCATACAATTAATTGCACAAATAACAGCACATGGACACTTCTGCACAAATTGTCTCGTTTTATACTATACTATCAATCGAGAGCTACTTTTAAACGAAGTATTATAAACGTATAGTAAATAGTTAAAGTAGAATTTGAATCGTGTATGTGCGCATGAGTACAATACCCGTTGGTAATGTAGAAAATGATTTAACAGGTAGTCTacaatttagtttttcatctataatCGTACATTTATTCGATGTACATTTATTACACGAGTCAGTGCTTTGGCAATGCTCTAATCAGGTCTCATACAAAATCGTTGCAGTGGTCACGTTGTTCGTAACCTGGATATTTATGAATAGCGGACAAAAGAAATAAGCATGAGACGAACAACTTTTCTTTCTGCAGTTTGTTTTTATATTCTAACAACATATTCTAATGCAGAAGATATTTTAGGTTGTGGTGGATTTTTGAAAAGTCATGCCGATATCGATTTTGCTAAAGTACAAATAAAATTGTGAGTAGTTTATGGAGCAGTTCCTAACCAAATCAAATTACAACGCAAATTACGATAGATAATGACTTAAACTTTCAATCTATTTAGATATACAAAATCTGGTAGCCTCAAAGATTCCACAGAGTGTGCCCCTAACAATGGATATTATTTCCTTCCTTTATACGATAAAGGGGAATACGTTTTGAAGGTAATAAGAAACAATATTAGAAAACTTCATAATAACCTGTTGTTTAATGTAtattaattaaagaaattaattaaagccATTGTATCTAGTtttgaatattaattttctgtttatatatatttaggTGGATCCACCTAGGGGATGGAGTTTCGAACCTACAGAAATTTTATTGGTCGTAGATGGAACTACGGATGCCTGCAGTGAAGGCAAAGATATCAATTTTACCTTTAAAGGTTTTGGTATCACAGGCAGGGTAAACTATCCATGTTTACGTTTTATACAAAATCTGATATATATGGAGTGATAAAAATTATTCTATGAGTTATTGGCAATActattaagaaatataaaacGGTTTAGGTTACCAGTTTAGGATCGGATTCTGGTCCTAAAGGTGTTACAGTATCATTGTATAAAGAAAGCAACAAGCAAGTTCCTGTTGGTACAACGGTTACCATGGAAGgtggtatattttattttacccCCATACAACCTGGACAATATGTACTTGTTGCGTCCCATCCCACGTGAGTATCATCAGGTTTGACTTAATTGTGTTACGAGACATGTCACATTGCGTTACTTTATTCTTTAGATGGATGTTGAAAGTAGATACTGTGAAAGTAACGGTACGAGAAGGCAACACAGAACTTCCCGATGGTAGTCTGGTAATTTATGGATACGATGTGAGCGGTCGAGTTATCAGCGAAGAAGAAGCAGTTAGTGGCGTAACATTTGTATTGTTTGGAGTAAGagtttcttatatttttctttctgaTATTTTTCCTATACACCTTGCAAAATTAACAAAATCTGATCTATTTGTCTTGCGTTTGCTTAGAACGGTGTAGCTAGGAATTGCGCAACGACACCTATAAGTAAAGATCTCGAATCTAGAAAGCCACTTTGTCACGTTGTATCGGATAAAAGTGGTAAATTCATGTTTCCAAGTTTATCACCTGGCGAATATAAACTTGTTCCGTATTATATCGGTGCTCAAACTAAATTTGATGTTCAACCGCCTGAATTATCGTTCAAAGTGAATCACAGCAGCGTCCTATTACGTCAAGGATTTAAAGTTACCGGCTTTACGGTAAATGGTATCGTCCGTACCGCTATCAACGGAGATCCTTTACCAGGAGCGAAAGTTTTACTTTCTCAAAAGCAAATCGCTATAACGAATGAACACGGAAAATATGTATTGGATAATATAAAAGCCGGTCAATATATTCTGAAAGCTGAAAGCGGTACGTCAAGTTTAAGCTCAATTATTGTCTTTCTGCGGAAAATGCGAATTTCAGTTATTTATCTTGCGTTTCACTTCCTATAACGCTCAGAGGACCTACTGTTCAATGACAAATCGGTCAAGATCTCTCCCAATTCTCCGGAACTTCCCGTTTTGATACCAGTAGCGTACAAAGTTCGTGGCAAAGTTTCTTTATCGGCAGAGGGAGGTTTAGATCATCGAAAAGTTTCCATCCAGAATACGGCTACC
The Bombus affinis isolate iyBomAffi1 chromosome 2, iyBomAffi1.2, whole genome shotgun sequence genome window above contains:
- the LOC126928775 gene encoding uncharacterized protein LOC126928775 isoform X3, whose translation is MFGTKLRTWMEAHIVRSKKKKDRKGKGEKGFDSNSNSPRNGSHRSPALHQVHPVDSPSRNVDEIRLHGEDGNRCGTVTASSGTSAGTGSVNLSSPESAYSTGYSTDGTSPGTSYPPEYYINIRTGTHYFQSNANANAGTATGNYSNNNNNNNSSSKNNNNNNNGRPKKPSDSSDFPVACASLLSARSRHGRFEGNVEPSVSGCVTMFSTATVTMDKLGKDVVRSNEYGRTSKIGDRLPEEDLSVQRSALPKERRTEESFSAESSRSNLTEPPPPSSIPPPLLSPTVQSPRERSRIRTNPWLSANSSGSSTTTGFKSRLNIDDTSSGSGLKLTESSGSASDVNASSARVGRARRELKQESLSAGRSPINQNWRIASGMEIRPKIALSVQRRNSSSSSTSSGSSTNSSSSSDGGSNVSSVAGSNGTGGSSSNDNEDGNRNGNEKENGNGNGNRNGSSASSITRSARSSEDDITLNEMMGKFDESYVYEKETDILSDSDPTDCEDYIESLSDLDAVRDGADENDPLGNDDFDYIDNGSFLDLDNLDCTGRFTNTGHCTYFAFAGELARRSSRLRESLMKRRNRDDAATAAAAAMLQRTISAKNTAKKQTARHKKQPTDEKQQSSEKRKKRCSQRRKPNFDKRDPNTGVMGGIIGRNNDRNGDDDDNNDDDEETAANLNRVLVERMLLKNSGFNQGSRSVGGTPICLRRKKQNCDVNKNLSPLRSTDERSSAGRLVTGDLDVVKRRSNSVSYVNGNLVRRRLTTTDNNTYMTTFASEIALIEADKEADKKYRELILEAENILVNMQKNQTSLPIVPSPSRKFHNGLTNKRVELIKNTELNIELALSKSRNSQPELQSGSIKDLEHTSPKRQQFVQPCSPMRRFVERNVSPPMPGTTTATFQSSSIKCSIDSPLVSRRKATATVSQRQSPDKSMLRCSRPRVYENQDLDDYDGRRVNARMATASTTNSPSAVTMFNCNGIIGSDQCATRSQTSPYLVNRPRCTFLSHTDSFPGISRRELRTSRSSLNAVTKEEGVTSSSSDSEERCDIRRRAPLMTFRSVDMGPIKEGSSYCPQSEPVKRKVYAGSATYGRIQKTLGEHITLRNSDGDTATDDTDDSRRSLKEKVARLRQERLAANASVNAQDSQIFQHQLSRLRRQMLMQTIEGLKRSLEDQSATLKQTCLEPINCQSNNGLGAKLSSIPSLGRNKHFPYTKSGSLKDSTECAPNNGYYFLPLYDKGEYVLKVDPPRGWSFEPTEILLVVDGTTDACSEGKDINFTFKGFGITGRVTSLGSDSGPKGVTVSLYKESNKQVPVGTTVTMEGGIFYFTPIQPGQYVLVASHPTWMLKVDTVKVTVREGNTELPDGSLVIYGYDVSGRVISEEEAVSGVTFVLFGNGVARNCATTPISKDLESRKPLCHVVSDKSGKFMFPSLSPGEYKLVPYYIGAQTKFDVQPPELSFKVNHSSVLLRQGFKVTGFTVNGIVRTAINGDPLPGAKVLLSQKQIAITNEHGKYVLDNIKAGQYILKAESEDLLFNDKSVKISPNSPELPVLIPVAYKVRGKVSLSAEGGLDHRKVSIQNTATTFTKEIGIDTITGEFSTYLTPDTYQLSVIVSAEERAKGLQFFPLQQTIYVSSRPVGNINFLQLKATLTGTVKCLPQTDCSQASVTLKVLDGVTIKTIQTKVSFDHAAGQYQFTDVLPGHYEVLIDNDIFCWANPSYRISVTSERSELPPFEQTGFSATFISSHDTTVEYSKAGELKKLTLALNKGSTKHCISEPGMYTFTPKSCHVYEKSSHTWNTNTVSPILLHSTEHSHIGSILSRTALDGIKVKIENATGEVIMLGPLKSTRHEDLYKYEFEFKAKTDNVYTITPLSNILLFSPTSLKVLGVNDCQDDIATFVGDLGKIIAGRINPPLEGVTVKIFGNDKAVPIHTLDTQEDGTYSVGLLDGKVEYSVTAEKEGFVITGPDSNGVFAAHKLAEIIVQVSDQADNVSLQGVLLSLSGEQSYRKNSITGENGKLIFNSLSPGEYYLRPMMKEYRFDPPSKMIKVVEGATVKINLYGKKVAFSAYGSVTSLNGEPEAGLLVEVQGQGDCDNLQEEATTEENGSFRIRGLQPACTYTFRLKPNAEVNAHIQRTSPISTSIQTSSDIRGLRLVAFHPIARTDVSVHVLSVQPEHYRTLKVKLCREDTPDSPIHTSRLNTQQLGKVGSAYNAGFLVHLPPLQADGKKYFVQLESSLSHALHKYRSVPFYFEANSSFKYVKLTFNAERKIDHSDMNQTSVVALPFIMFIAVAFFNREKLWLWLNALIERWPKPAPISRSPIQAVPIDPRADDIIVEQIMNINKRKTKPRKV
- the LOC126928775 gene encoding uncharacterized protein LOC126928775 isoform X2, whose protein sequence is MFGTKLRTWMEAHIVRSKKKKDRKGKGEKGFDSNSNSPRNGSHRSPALHQVHPVDSPSRNVDEIRLHGEDGNRCGTVTASSGTSAGTGSVNLSSPESAYSTGYSTDGTSPGTSYPPEYYINIRTGTHYFQSNANANAGTATGNYSNNNNNNNSSSKNNNNNNNGRPKKPSDSSDFPVACASLLSARSRHGRFEGNVEPSVSGCVTMFSTATVTMDKLGKDVVRSNEYGRTSKISTRQSLQSDAIRFAKQIGDRLPEEDLSVQRSALPKERRTEESFSAESSRSNLTEPPPPSSIPPPLLSPTVQSPRERSRIRTNPWLSANSSGSSTTTGFKSRLNIDDTSSGSGLKLTESSGSASDVNASSARVGRARRELKQESLSAGRSPINQNWRIASGMEIRPKIALSVQRRNSSSSSTSSGSSTNSSSSSDGGSNVSSVAGSNGTGGSSSNDNEDGNRNGNEKENGNGNGNRNGSSASSITRSARSSEDDITLNEMMGKFDESYVYEKETDILSDSDPTDCEDYIESLSDLDAVRDGADENDPLGNDDFDYIDNGSFLDLDNLDCTGRFTNTGHCTYFAFAGELARRSSRLRESLMKRRNRDDAATAAAAAMLQRTISAKNTAKKQTARHKKQPTDEKQQSSEKRKKRCSQRRKPNFDKRDPNTGVMGGIIGRNNDRNGDDDDNNDDDEETAANLNRVLVERMLLKNSGFNQGSRSVGGTPICLRRKKQNCDVNKNLSPLRSTDERSSAGRLVTGDLDVVKRRSNSVSYVNGNLVRRRLTTTDNNTYMTTFASEIALIEADKEADKKYRELILEAENILVNMQKNQTSLPIVPSPSRKFHNGLTNKRVELIKNTELNIELALSKSRNSQPELQSGSIKDLEHTSPKRQQFVQPCSPMRRFVERNVSPPMPGTTTATFQSSSIKCSIDSPLVSRRKATATVSQRQSPDKSMLRCSRPRVYENQDLDDYDGRRVNARMATASTTNSPSAVTMFNCNGIIGSDQCATRSQTSPYLVNRPRCTFLSHTDSFPGISRRELRTSRSSLNAVTKEEGVTSSSSDSEERCDIRRRAPLMTFRSVDMGPIKEGSSYCPQSEPVKRKVYAGSATYGRIQKTLGEHITLRNSDGDTATDDTDDSRRSLKEKVARLRQERLAANASVNAQDSQIFQHQLSRLRRQMLMQTIEGLKRSLEDQSATLKQTCLEPINCQSNNGLGAKLSSIPSLGRNKHFPYTKSGSLKDSTECAPNNGYYFLPLYDKGEYVLKVDPPRGWSFEPTEILLVVDGTTDACSEGKDINFTFKGFGITGRVTSLGSDSGPKGVTVSLYKESNKQVPVGTTVTMEGGIFYFTPIQPGQYVLVASHPTWMLKVDTVKVTVREGNTELPDGSLVIYGYDVSGRVISEEEAVSGVTFVLFGNGVARNCATTPISKDLESRKPLCHVVSDKSGKFMFPSLSPGEYKLVPYYIGAQTKFDVQPPELSFKVNHSSVLLRQGFKVTGFTVNGIVRTAINGDPLPGAKVLLSQKQIAITNEHGKYVLDNIKAGQYILKAESEDLLFNDKSVKISPNSPELPVLIPVAYKVRGKVSLSAEGGLDHRKVSIQNTATTFTKEIGIDTITGEFSTYLTPDTYQLSVIVSAEERAKGLQFFPLQQTIYVSSRPVGNINFLQLKATLTGTVKCLPQTDCSQASVTLKVLDGVTIKTIQTKAGQYQFTDVLPGHYEVLIDNDIFCWANPSYRISVTSERSELPPFEQTGFSATFISSHDTTVEYSKAGELKKLTLALNKGSTKHCISEPGMYTFTPKSCHVYEKSSHTWNTNTVSPILLHSTEHSHIGSILSRTALDGIKVKIENATGEVIMLGPLKSTRHEDLYKYEFEFKAKTDNVYTITPLSNILLFSPTSLKVLGVNDCQDDIATFVGDLGKIIAGRINPPLEGVTVKIFGNDKAVPIHTLDTQEDGTYSVGLLDGKVEYSVTAEKEGFVITGPDSNGVFAAHKLAEIIVQVSDQADNVSLQGVLLSLSGEQSYRKNSITGENGKLIFNSLSPGEYYLRPMMKEYRFDPPSKMIKVVEGATVKINLYGKKVAFSAYGSVTSLNGEPEAGLLVEVQGQGDCDNLQEEATTEENGSFRIRGLQPACTYTFRLKPNAEVNAHIQRTSPISTSIQTSSDIRGLRLVAFHPIARTDVSVHVLSVQPEHYRTLKVKLCREDTPDSPIHTSRLNTQQLGKVGSAYNAGFLVHLPPLQADGKKYFVQLESSLSHALHKYRSVPFYFEANSSFKYVKLTFNAERKIDHSDMNQTSVVALPFIMFIAVAFFNREKLWLWLNALIERWPKPAPISRSPIQAVPIDPRADDIIVEQIMNINKRKTKPRKV